A genomic region of Arachis stenosperma cultivar V10309 chromosome 9, arast.V10309.gnm1.PFL2, whole genome shotgun sequence contains the following coding sequences:
- the LOC130950443 gene encoding callose synthase 3, producing MSSRVGPSEPSGASQRRITRTQTAGNLGEAIFDSEVVPSSLVEIAPILRVANEVEKTHPRVAYLCRFYAFEKAHRLDPTSSGRGVRQFKTALLQRLERENDPTLKGRVKKSDAREMQSFYQHYYKKYIQALQNAADKADRAQLTKAYQTANVLFEVLKAVNMTQSVEVDREILETQDKVAEKTEILVPYNILPLDPDSANQAVMRFPEIQAAVSALRNTRGLAWPKDYKKKKDEDILDWLGVMFGFQKHNVANQREHLILLLANVHIRQFPKPDQQPKLDERALTEVMKKLFKNYKRWCKYLGRKSSLWLPTIQQEVQQRKLLYMGLYLLIWGEAANLRFMPECLCYIYHHMAFELYGMLSGNVSPMTGENIKPAYGGEEEAFLGKVVTPIYNVIAKEAERSKKGRSKHSQWRNYDDLNEYFWSADCFRLGWPMRADADFFSLPVERQDFDKSNDNKPTNSDRWVGKVNFVEIRSFWHIFRSFDRMWGFFILCLQAMIIVAWNGTGNPSAIFNGDVFKKVLSVFITAAILKLGQATLDVILSWKAQRTMSMHVKLRYILKIISAAAWVIVLSVTYAYTWDNPPGFAQTIQSWFGSNSSSSSLFIMAVVIYLSPNMLAAILFLFPLIRRFLERSNYRIVMLMMWWSQPRLYVGRGMHESTLSLFKYTMFWVLLLITKLAFSYYIEIKPLVGPTKAIMGVKISKFQWHEFFPHARNNVGVIIALWAPIILVYFMDTQIWYAIFSTLFGGIYGAFRRLGEIRTLGMLRSRFESLPGAFNACLIPEEKSEQRKKGLKATFSRRFDQIPSNKGKEAARFAQLWNQIITSFREEDLISNREMDLLLVPYWADRELDLIQWPPFLLASKIPIAVDMAKDSNGKDKELRKRIEADNYMSCAVRECYASFKSIIKYLVQGDREKQVIESIFSEVDKHIEEGDLISQFRLNALPSLYRQFVELIKYLIDNKHEERDQVVILFQDMLEVVTRDIMLEDHISSLVESIHGGAGHEGMLALESQHQLFASEGAIRFPIQPVTEAWTEKLKRLYLLLTTKESAMDVPSNLEAKRRISFFSNSLFMDMPAAPKVRNMLSFSVLTPYYTEEVLFSLRELESPNEDGVSILFYLQKIFPDEWNNFLQRVNCSSEEELKGNESDELEEELRLWASYRGQTLTKTVRGMMYYRKALELQAFLDMAKDEDLMEGYKAIENSDNNATGERSLLTQCQAVADMKFSYVVSCQQYGIDKRSGAARAQDILRLMTRYPSLRVAYIDEVEEPSKERPKKINKVYYSCLVKAMPKSSNPSETEPVQYLDQVIYKIKLPGPAILGEGKPENQNHAIIFTRGEGLQTIDMNQDNYMEEALKMRNLLQEFLKKHDGVRYPSILGLREHIFTGSVSSLAWFMSNQETSFVTIGQRLLANPLKVRFHYGHPDVFDRLFHLTRGGVSKASKVINLSEDIFAGFNSTLREGNVTHHEYIQVGKGRDVGLNQISMFEAKIANGNGEQTLSRDVYRLGHRFDFFRMLSCYFTTVGFYFSTLITVLTVYVFLYGRLYLVLSGLEESLSTQKAIRDNKPLQVALASQSFVQIGFLMALPMLMEIGLEKGFRTALSEFILMQLQLAPVFFTFSLGTKTHYYGRTLLHGGAKYRPTGRGFVVFHAKFADNYRLYSRSHFVKGIELMILLVVYQIFGHTYRSGVAYLFITVSMWFMVGTWLYAPFLFNPSGFEWQKIVDDWTDWNKWISIRGGIGVPPEKSWESWWEEEQDHLQYSGTRGIIAEILLSLRFFIYQYGLVYHLNFTKTKSILVYGISWLVIFLFLSVVKVVSVGRRKFSADFQLVFRLIKGLIFVTFVSVLALLIALPHMTIQDIVVCILAFMPTGWGMLQIAQALKPLVRKAGFWGSVKTLARGYEIVMGLLLFTPIAFLAWFPFVSEFQTRMLFNQAFSRGLQISRILGGQRKGRSSRNRE from the exons ATGTCGTCGAGGGTGGGGCCGTCGGAACCGTCGGGGGCGTCGCAGCGGCGGATCACGCGGACGCAAACCGCCGGGAACCTCGGAGAGGCCATATTTGACAGCGAGGTGGTGCCTTCCTCCCTTGTTGAGATTGCACCCATTCTTCGTGTTGCCAATGAGGTTGAGAAGACTCATCCTAGAGTCGCTTATCTCT GCCGGTTTTATGCCTTTGAGAAAGCTCATAGGTTGGACCCAACTTCAAGTGGTCGTGGTGTTCGGCAATTCAAAACTGCTCTTCTCCAGCGCCTAGAAAGA GAAAATGATCCAACATTGAAAGGAAGGGTAAAGAAAAGCGATGCTCGTGAGATGCAGAGTTTTTATCAGCACTACTACAAGAAATATATCCAAGCTTTACAGAATGCTGCTGATAAAGCTGACCG TGCACAACTAACCAAGGCATATCAGACTGCTAATGTTCTTTTTGAGGTTTTGAAGGCTGTTAACATGACACAGTCTGTGGAAGTTGATCGTGAG ATTCTGGAGACTCAAGATAAAGTTGCTGAGAAAACAGAGATATTAGTTCCTTACAATATTCTTCCTCTTGATCCTGATAGTGCAAATCAGGCAGTAATGAGATTTCCGGAG ATCCAAGCTGCTGTATCCGCTCTTCGAAACACAAGAGGTCTTGCCTGGCCTAAGgactacaagaaaaaaaaggatGAAGACATTCTAGATTGGCTTGGGGTAATGTTTGGCTTTCAG AAGCACAATGTAGCAAATCAGAGAGAACATTTGATCTTATTGCTTGCAAATGTGCACATAAGGCAATTTCCTAAACCTGATCAACAACCAAAG TTGGATGAGCGTGCTCTAACAGAAGTCATGAAGAAACTTTTCAAGAATTACAAAAGGTGGTGCAAGTATTTGGGTCGGAAAAGTAGCCTTTG GTTACCAACCATACAGCAAGAAGTGCAGCAGCGTAAACTACTGTACATGGGCCTGTATCTTCTAATATGGGGTGAAGCTGCCAACCTAAGATTCATGCCAGAATGCCTGTGCTATATCTATCACCAT ATGGCTTTTGAATTGTATGGTATGCTTTCTGGTAATGTTAGTCCAATGACGGGAGAGAATATCAAGCCAGCTTATGGAGGTGAAGAGGAGGCTTTCTTGGGGAAAGTTGTAACTCCTATCTATAATGTTATTGCAAAG GAAGCTGAAAGGAGTAAAAAGGGAAGGTCAAAGCATTCACAATGGAGGAACTATGATGATTTAAATGAATATTTCTG GTCAGCTGATTGTTTCCGGCTTGGTTGGCCAATGCGTGCTGATGCTGATTTCTTTTCGCTGCCAGTTGAGCGTCAAGATTTTGACAAATCTAAT GATAACAAGCCAACTAATTCCGACAGATGGGTTGGAAAAGTCAACTTTGTTGAGATAAGGTCATTTTGGCATATTTTCAGAAGTTTTGATCGCATGTGGGGCTTCTTCATTTTGTGCTTACAG GCAATGATTATTGTTGCATGGAATGGAACTGGGAATCCAAGTGCAATTTTTAATGGTGATGTCTTCAAGAAGGTGCTGAGTGTGTTTATAACAGCAGCCATATTGAAACTTGGACAAG CTACTCTGGATGTGATTCTCAGTTGGAAAGCGCAGCGAactatgtccatgcatgttaaGTTGAgatatattcttaaaattatttCAGCTGCAGCATGGGTGATTGTTCTTTCAGTTACATATGCTTACACTTGGGACAATCCTCCTGGGTTTGCTCAAACCATCCAAAGTTGGTTTGGGAGCAATTCAAGTTCGTCTTCTTTGTTCATTATGGCTGTTGTTATATACTTGTCCCCGAACATGCTTGCTGCCATATTATTTCTTTTCCCACTTATTCGTCGTTTTCTTGAGAGGTCAAACTATAGGATTGTGATGCTAATGATGTGGTGGTCACAG CCTCGTCTCTATGTTGGTAGGGGAATGCATGAGAGCACTTTGTCCCTTTTCAA GTACACAATGTTTTGGGTCCTCTTATTGATCACAAAGTTAGCGTTCAGCTACTATATAGAG ATAAAGCCTCTGGTGGGACCTACAAAAGCTATAATGGGTGTAAAAATCTCGAAATTCCAGTGGCATGAATTCTTTCCCCATG CTCGAAATAACGTTGGTGTTATAATTGCACTTTGGGCTCCAATTATTCTG GTATACTTCATGGATACCCAGATTTGGTATGCCATATTTTCTACTTTATTTGGTGGTATTTATGGAGCATTCCGTCGCCTCGGAGAG ATAAGGACACTAGGAATGCTCAGATCCCGTTTTGAATCATTGCCTGGAGCCTTCAATGCTTGTTTGATCCCCGAGGAAAAGAGTGAGCAAAGGAAAAAAGGACTGAAAGCTACTTTTTCTCGCAGATTTGATCAG ATTCCATCTAACAAAGGTAAAGAGGCTGCAAGATTTGCTCAGTTGTGGAACCAAATAATCACTAGTTTCAGAGAGGAAGATCTTATCAGTAATAG AGAAATGGACCTTTTGCTTGTACCTTATTGGGCTGATCGTGAGTTGGACCTTATACAATGGCCACCATTCTTACTTGCGAGCAAG ATTCCAATCGCAGTGGATATGGCCAAAGACAGCAATGGAAAGGATAAAGAGCTGAGGAAAAGGATAGAGGCTGACAACTATATGTCTTGTGCTGTTCGGGAGTGCTATGCTTCATTTAAGAGCATTATTAAGTACCTGGTTCAGGGGGACCGTGAGAAGCA GGTTATAGAATCCATTTTCTCTGAGGTAGACAAACATATAGAAGAAGGTGACCTAATAAGTCAATTCAGACTAAATGCACTTCCTAGTCTCTACCGGCAGTTTGTTGAGCTAATCAAATATTTG ATAGACAATAAGCATGAAGAAAGGGACCAAGTTGTGATTCTCTTCCAGGACATGCTAGAAGTAGTGACGAGAGATATAATGTTGGAGGATCATATATCCAG TTTGGTAGAATCAATCCATGGTGGAGCTGGACATGAGGGGATGCTTGCCCTTGAGTCACAACATCAGCTGTTTGCTTCTGAAGGAGCTATTAGGTTTCCAATTCAACCAGTTACTGAAGCTTGGACAGAGAAG CTTAAACGGCTTTACTTGCTGCTTACAACCAAAGAATCTGCAATGGACGTACCATCTAATTTGGAAGCCAAAAGGCGTATTTCTTTTTTCTCTAATTCACTGTTTATGGACATGCCTGCAGCACCCAAAGTCCGCAACATGCTATCATTCTC GGTTTTAACACCATATTACACTGAAGAGGTTCTCTTTTCCTTACGTGAGTTGGAATCACCCAATGAAGATGGTGTTTCGATACTCTTTTACTTGCAAAAGATCTTTCCAG ACGAATGGAACAACTTCCTTCAGAGAGTGAATTGTTCCAGTGAGGAGGAACTGAAAGGAAATGAATCGGATGAGTTAGAAGAAGAACTTCGTCTCTGGGCTTCATACAGAGGCCAAACTTTGACTAAAACTG TAAGAGGCATGATGTACTACAGAAAGGCTTTGGAACTCCAGGCTTTCCTTGACATGGCAAAAGATGAAG ATTTGATGGAAGGCTATAAAGCCATAGAAAATTCAGACAACAATGCAACGGGTGAAAGGTCATTGTTGACGCAATGTCAAGCAGTAGCAGATATGAAATTCTCATATGTAGTATCATGCCAACAATATGGGATTGACAAGCGATCTGGTGCTGCTCGTGCTCAAGACATATTGAGGCTTATGACAAG ATACCCTTCACTTCGGGTTGCTTACATTGATGAGGTTGAGGAACCTAGCAAAGAGAGGCCAAAAAAGATCAACAAGGTTTATTACTCTTGTTTAGTGAAGGCAATGCCAAAATCCAGTAATCCTTCAGAGACAGAGCCAGTGCAGTATTTAGACCAG gtaatatataaaataaagctTCCTGGACCAGCTATTTTGGGTGAGGGTAAGCCTGAAAATCAGAACCATGCCATAATTTTCACACGTGGAGAAGGCTTGCAAACAATAGATATGAACCAG GACAACTATATGGAAGAAGCTTTGAAAATGAGAAATTTATTGCAAGAATTTCTTAAGAAGCATGATGGTGTGAGGTACCCAAGTATTCTTGGACTCAGGGAGCATATATTTACTGGAAG TGTTTCTTCACTTGCATGGTTCATGTCAAATCAGGAGACCAGTTTTGTTACAATTGGTCAGAGATTGTTGGCTAATCCCCTGAA GGTTCGCTTCCACTATGGTCATCCTGATGTCTTTGATAGGCTTTTTCACCTCACAAGAGGGGGTGTTAGCAAAGCCTCCAAGGTTATCAATCTGAGCGAAGATATTTTTGCTG GCTTTAACTCTACACTCCGTGAAGGAAATGTCACTCATCATGAGTACATTCAAGTTGGGAAGGGGAGAGATGTTGGACTCAACCAGATTTCTATGTTTGAAGCAAAGATAGCTAATGGCAATGGAGAGCAAACACTGAGTCGAGATGTGTACCGACTTGGGCATCGTTTTGATTTCTTCAGAATGCTGTCTTGTTATTTCACCACAGTTGGATTTTACTTCAGTACACTT ATTACTGTTCTTACTGTATATGTATTCCTCTATGGTCGCCTATATCTGGTTCTCAGTGGGCTTGAAGAAAGTTTGAGTACACAGAAAGCCATTCGTGACAATAAGCCTCTTCAAGTGGCTCTGGCTTCTCAGTCGTTTGTTCAAATAGGGTTTTTGATGGCCTTGCCCATGCTAATGGAAATTGGCTTGGAAAAGGGCTTTAGAACTGCACTTAGTGAGTTCATATTAATGCAGTTGCAGCTAGCTCCAGTATTCTTCACATTCTCGCTTGGGACAAAGACTCACTATTATGGAAGGACATTACTTCATGGAGGTGCAAAATATAGACCTACAGGTCGAGGTTTTGTGGTTTTCCATGCCAAATTTGCAGACAACTATAGACTTTACTCACGCAGCCACTTTGTCAAGGGTATTGAGCTCATGATTTTGCTGGTAGTGTACCAAATTTTTGGTCATACTTATAGAAGTGGGGTTGCCTATCTCTTCATCACTGTGTCGATGTGGTTTATGGTGGGCACTTGGCTTTATGCACCCTTCTTGTTCAATCCTTCTGGGTTTGAGTGGCAAAAGATTGTTGATGATTGGACTGATTGGAATAAATGGATTAGCATCCGAGGTGGCATAGGCGTACCACCTGAGAAAAGTTGGGAGTCCTGGTGGGAGGAGGAACAAGATCATCTCCAATATTCGGGAACACGGGGAATCATAGCTGAGATATTGTTATCTCTGCGCTTCTTTATCTATCAATATGGTCTTGTTTATCACCTAAAttttacaaaaacaaaaagtattctG GTGTATGGCATATCATGGTTGGtgatctttttatttttatctgtGGTGAAG GTGGTATCTGTTGGGAGGAGAAAATTCAGCGCAGATTTTCAACTTGTCTTCCGGCTAATCAAAGGATTGATATTCGTGACTTTTGTATCAGTTCTGGCCCTCTTAATTGCCCTTCCTCATATGACAATCCAGGACATTGTTGTTTGCATTCTTGCTTTCATGCCAACCGGTTGGGGAATGCTACAG ATTGCACAAGCATTAAAGCCTCTAGTACGGAAAGCTGGATTTTGGGGCTCAGTAAAAACTCTTGCACGTGGCTACGAGATTGTAATGGGTTTGCTTTTGTTCACTCCCATTGcatttcttgcttggtttcCATTTGTTTCGGAATTTCAGACACGTATGCTGTTCAACCAAGCATTCAGCCGAGGCTTGCAAATTTCTCGCATTCTTGGAGGCCAAAGGAAGGGGCGCTCTTCTCGTAACAGGGAATAA
- the LOC130948533 gene encoding uncharacterized protein LOC130948533 translates to MNDQSQMMMNLNQMSQPQMMNQVPMMSQPQVINKSQIIGQSQPQLLSHSQAMNQKPQQPPMKPSQMMMNQTQPPMMMNRGYKVWSQQPPLDPNMKFQNPMKPNFSAPKPGRSNWKGKKVPTDKRKDLRRMEKPIPSSSVSVPNTGAVYQPPTLHELQSQNRLKARKFYPKKKFNNRFAPYAPRNTTSFIIRAKKSGGIASLVSPCPVTPAVLPTPILSPSREVLGDMAKEEWGVDGYGSMKGLIRLRSPGHEADVHDDEDEEDGGGGSSESDVEEHVEVERRLDHDLSRFEMIYPNYGGEYNNVLENRVDDQDSHIAQLEEENLTLKERLFLMERELGDLRRRLLFLERQNQVVEDVNEEVVENGSDNESEGGSDVPVLGIDNNAEMVDSMLVSGRNMNFEVGAKLDNVGVAETEGRGDVCMEESVPDEVVAKKNQIKGVDEMRDVIEFNELKEETGVQKDDEKKNEIKDKEMRDEIRFSEVKEEKDEEATPQCLPDKVLAKDDDCIDNKEGIESEMLDRNDESKALEATNDSVKDAVLYEKDDC, encoded by the coding sequence ATGAACGATCAATCTCAGATGATGATGAATTTGAACCAGATGAGCCAGCCTCAGATGATGAATCAGGTTCCGATGATGAGCCAGCCTCAGGTAATTAACAAGTCTCAGATCATAGGTCAGTCCCAGCCTCAATTGCTCTCTCACAGTCAAGCTATGAATCAGAAACCTCAACAGCCTCCGATGAAGCCATCTCAGATGATGATGAACCAGACTCAGCCTCCTATGATGATGAACAGGGGATACAAGGTCTGGTCTCAGCAGCCTCCTCTTGACCCTAACATGAAGTTTCAGAACCCTATGAAACCAAATTTCTCTGCTCCTAAGCCTGGTCGAAGTAACTGGAAGGGGAAGAAGGTCCCAACCGACAAGCGCAAGGACCTCAGGAGAATGGAAAAACCCATTCCAAGCTCATCCGTTAGTGTTCCGAACACCGGCGCCGTTTACCAACCACCTACTCTGCACGAGTTGCAATCGCAAAACCGTCTAAAAGCACGTAAGTTCTATCCCAAGAAGAAGTTTAATAATAGGTTTGCTCCTTATGCGCCTAGGAATACGACATCGTTTATTATTCGTGCGAAGAAGTCCGGTGGCATTGCATCGCTTGTGTCACCTTGCCCGGTGACCCCTGCAGTGCTTCCCACACCTATACTGTCTCCGTCAAGGGAGGTGTTAGGGGATATGGCGAAGGAGGagtggggtgttgatggatacGGGTCGATGAAGGGTTTGATTAGGCTTCGATCTCCGGGGCACGAGGCTGATGTTCATGATGATGAGGACGAGGAGGATGGAGGCGGTGGGTCGAGTGAGAGTGATGTGGAGGAACATGTGGAGGTGGAAAGAAGGCTGGACCATGATTTGAGCCGGTTTGAGATGATATACCCAAATTATGGAGGTGAGTATAACAATGTATTAGAGAATAGGGTAGATGATCAGGATTCCCATATAGCACAATTGGAGGAGGAGAATTTGACATTGAAGGAGCGTCTATTCCTGATGGAGAGAGAGTTAGGTGATTTGCGAAGGAGGTTACTGTTTCTTGAGAGGCAAAACCAAGTTGTGGAAGATGTTAACGAGGAAGTGGTGGAGAATGGGTCTGACAATGAAAGTGAAGGTGGATCAGATGTTCCAGTTTTGGGAATTGATAACAATGCAGAGATGGTTGACTCGATGCTGGTAAGTGGGAGAAATATGAACTTCGAGGTTGGTGCTAAGTTAGACAATGTCGGAGTAGCAGAGACTGAAGGCAGAGGTGATGTTTGTATGGAAGAATCTGTTCCAGATGAGGTGGTTGCAAAGAAGAATCAGATCAAAGGTGTTGATGAAATGAGGGATGTGATTGAGTTTAATGAATTGAAGGAGGAAACTGGTGTACAAAAGGATGATGAAAAGAAGAATGAGATCAAGGATAAGGAGATGAGGGATGAAATAAGGTTTAGTGAAGTGAAGGAGGAAAAGGATGAAGAAGCAACGCCTCAGTGTTTGCCGGATAAAGTTCTTGCAAAAGATGATGATTGTATTGATAACAAAGAGGGTATTGAATCTGAAATGCTGGACAGAAATGATGAATCAAAAGCTCTCGAAGCTACAAATGATAGTGTAAAGGATGCAGTCCTCTATGAGAAGGATGATTGCTAG